The following nucleotide sequence is from Barnesiella propionica.
AGCGGTTAGAAACTTTTTTACGTCGTATACAAAAACGTTTCGGATATCTTCAGGTAATAACTCCGCATATCGGAAATAAATTACTATATGTAACTTCAGGTCATTATGCAAAATATGGTAAAGATTCTTTCCAGCCGATACATACTCCCGAAGAAGGAGAAGAATTCTTATTAAAACCCATGAATTGCCCTCATCATTGCGAGATATATAAAGCGTTTCCGCGTTCTTATAAAGAATTGCCTTTGCGTTTTGCGGAATTCGGTACTGTATATCGTTATGAACAAAGTGGCGAGTTGCATGGTTTAACGAGAGTACGAGGATTTACTCAGGATGATGCACATATTTTCTGCCGTCCCGAACAGTTGAAAGAAGAGTTCCTCAAGGTGATGGATATTATCTTTATAATATTTAAAGCACTTGATTTCCAAAACTTTGAAGCACAGATATCGTTAAGAGACCCGAATAATCGTGAGAAATATATAGGAAGTGATGAAAACTGGGAAAAAGCCGAACGTGCAATTGTTGAAGCCTGTGAAGAAAAAGGTTTGAAAGCACGCGTCGAATTAGGAGAGGCTGCATTTTACGGACCAAAACTCGATTTTATGGTAAAGGATGCCATAGGTCGCAGATGGCAGTTAGGAACAATACAAGTCGATTATAATTTGCCTGAACGATTCGGTCTTGAATATACGGGAAGCGATAACCAGAAACATCGTCCGGTGATGATTCACAGAGCGCCTTTCGGGTCAATGGAGCGTTTTGTTGCTGTACTTATTGAACATACAGGCGGAAAATTCCCCTTGTGGCTTACTCCCGATCAGGTAGTTATCATGCCTATCAGCGAGAAGTTTAATGATTATGCCAACGAAGTGGCAAAAGTTCTTGCAGAAAAAGATATTCGTGCAATCGTGGATGACCGTAACGAAAAAATCGGTCGAAAAATACGTGATAATGAGTTGAAGAGAATCCCTTATTTGCTCATTGTGGGTGAAAAAGAATCAGAAAATGGTGAAGTTTCTGTAAGAAAACAGGGTGAAGGTGATAAAGGTATCATGAAAATTGCTACCTTTGCCCAGAATTTGACTCAAGAAGTTGAAAGTATGATTAACCAATGGTAATTTTGAATGGAGAAAAAACCTATCGTAGGACCTAAAGGAAACTTCCCTCCCAAGAGAAATGAGGGTATTAAAGAACAGTATCGTATCAACGAAAGAATTCGGGCTAAAGAAGTTCGTCTGGTTGGTGATAATATAGAGCAGGGTGTGTATCCGGTTCAAGAGGCATTGAAAATCGCCGATGAATTAGGGCTCGATTTGATAGAGATCTCGCCTAATGCTGTTCCTCCTGTATGTAGGGTTTTAGATTACCAGAAATTTCTGTATCAGCAAAAAAAGAGACAGAAAGAACAGAAGGCTAAATCTACTAAGGTGGTTGTAAAGGAAATTCGTTTCGGACCACAGACCGATGATCATGATTATAACTTTAAGTTAAAACATGCGATAGGTTTCTTAAATGAAGGAGCGAAAGTGAAAGCTTATGTCTTTTTCAAGGGACGTTCCATATTGTTTAAAGAACAAGGTGAAGTGCTTTTATTGCGCTTTGCAAATGATCTGGAAGACTATGCTAAGGTAGAGCAACTGCCAGTACTGGAAGGGAAGCGGATGATTATCATGTTTACTCCCAAAAAGAAATAAGAATAATTTGAGGAGACTCAAAGTTATATATACAAATTTATAAAACTAAAATTTAGTAAAATGCCAAAGATTAAAACTAACTCCGGTGCCAAAAAGAGGTTTGCCCTTACCGGATCAGGAAAAATCAAAAGAAAACATGCTTTTAAAAGTCACATTTTGACCAAAAAGACTACAAAGCAGAAAAGAAATCTTACTCATATGGGTCTCGTATCTCATGCCGACGAAAATAATGTGAGAGCATTATTAGGTATGAAATAATATTCTTTTCAATGTTTCTTTTAAAACAAATAGTTTAAAGATTTTTATTAACCGAATGCTTTTAGCTTAAAGATCACCGTGAAAAGTGACGCTAACATTCAAAACAAGAAAAAACTATGCCAAGATCAGTAAATCATGTTGCTTCAAGAGCAAGAAGAAAGAAAATTTTAAAACTTACCAGAGGTTACTATGGTTCCAGAAAAAATGTTTGGACGGTAGCTAAAAATACCTGGGAAAAAGGTTTAACATATGCT
It contains:
- the thrS gene encoding threonine--tRNA ligase, which codes for MIKITFPDNSVKEFESGVTPLEIAESISSRLAQDVLASTVNGEAWDLMRPIDKDAAVKLFKWDDNEGKHAFWHSSAHLLAEALQELYPGIKFGIGPAIENGFYYDVDPGETPLKDTDLPAVEAKMLELAARKEAIVRKEIAKKDALRMFADRGEEYKVELISELEDGSITTYTQGSFTDLCRGPHIPNTGVIKAVKLTSLAGAYWRGDEKRKQLIRVYGISFPKKKMLDEYLVLMEEAKKRDHRKIGKEMELFAFSTAVGQGLPLWLPKGAQLRERLETFLRRIQKRFGYLQVITPHIGNKLLYVTSGHYAKYGKDSFQPIHTPEEGEEFLLKPMNCPHHCEIYKAFPRSYKELPLRFAEFGTVYRYEQSGELHGLTRVRGFTQDDAHIFCRPEQLKEEFLKVMDIIFIIFKALDFQNFEAQISLRDPNNREKYIGSDENWEKAERAIVEACEEKGLKARVELGEAAFYGPKLDFMVKDAIGRRWQLGTIQVDYNLPERFGLEYTGSDNQKHRPVMIHRAPFGSMERFVAVLIEHTGGKFPLWLTPDQVVIMPISEKFNDYANEVAKVLAEKDIRAIVDDRNEKIGRKIRDNELKRIPYLLIVGEKESENGEVSVRKQGEGDKGIMKIATFAQNLTQEVESMINQW
- the infC gene encoding translation initiation factor IF-3, whose protein sequence is MEKKPIVGPKGNFPPKRNEGIKEQYRINERIRAKEVRLVGDNIEQGVYPVQEALKIADELGLDLIEISPNAVPPVCRVLDYQKFLYQQKKRQKEQKAKSTKVVVKEIRFGPQTDDHDYNFKLKHAIGFLNEGAKVKAYVFFKGRSILFKEQGEVLLLRFANDLEDYAKVEQLPVLEGKRMIIMFTPKKK
- the rpmI gene encoding 50S ribosomal protein L35, coding for MPKIKTNSGAKKRFALTGSGKIKRKHAFKSHILTKKTTKQKRNLTHMGLVSHADENNVRALLGMK